In Streptobacillus canis, a genomic segment contains:
- a CDS encoding MarR family winged helix-turn-helix transcriptional regulator, with amino-acid sequence MSTREEKLLIAVSRLRNLMHRELEVVFRMYGLTTTQFSVLEVLKHKGSKSVGEIQKLVLGTNGNIPLVIKNLERDELIIREKPENDKRISIISLSPKGKEIVQVVYLQQKEKLEDLFSNFSDEELKTLTDKIFDVYNRLR; translated from the coding sequence ATGTCTACAAGGGAAGAGAAGTTATTAATAGCAGTAAGTAGATTAAGAAATTTAATGCATAGAGAATTAGAAGTGGTTTTTAGAATGTATGGATTAACTACAACTCAGTTTTCTGTTTTAGAAGTTTTAAAACATAAAGGCTCTAAAAGTGTGGGTGAAATACAAAAATTAGTATTAGGTACAAATGGAAATATACCTTTAGTAATTAAAAACTTAGAAAGAGATGAATTGATTATTAGAGAAAAGCCAGAAAATGATAAAAGAATAAGTATCATTAGTTTAAGTCCAAAAGGTAAAGAAATAGTTCAGGTTGTATACTTACAACAAAAGGAAAAATTAGAAGATTTATTTTCTAATTTTTCTGATGAAGAATTAAAAACTTTAACTGATAAAATCTTTGATGTGTATAATAGACTAAGATAA
- a CDS encoding tetratricopeptide repeat protein: MLSTLVFREFRYNGNIEDLKTELKAKIAKTPGDVESLKKLAGIYHAYSQNDKAILLYEELSKYLPNDHEVEGYLGYLYYENLNLNEAEERLKNALYLSEREPFLLFLLGNVYSRKGMLREALDCYELAIFLDFDMYGAHIDFGRKYEHMGRHRKALKEFKAAYNIDSKDEELLRKIEHVENRIKEIEKIK; this comes from the coding sequence ATGTTATCAACATTAGTTTTTAGGGAGTTTAGATATAATGGGAATATAGAGGATTTAAAAACAGAGCTAAAAGCTAAAATAGCTAAAACTCCCGGAGATGTCGAATCTTTAAAAAAACTTGCAGGTATATATCATGCTTATTCTCAAAATGATAAAGCAATATTGTTATATGAAGAATTATCAAAATATCTTCCAAATGATCATGAAGTAGAAGGTTATTTAGGTTATCTATATTATGAAAATTTAAACTTAAATGAAGCAGAAGAAAGATTGAAGAATGCTCTTTATTTAAGTGAAAGAGAACCTTTTTTATTGTTTTTATTAGGAAATGTTTATTCAAGAAAAGGTATGTTAAGAGAAGCGCTTGATTGTTATGAACTTGCAATATTTCTTGATTTTGATATGTATGGAGCACATATAGATTTTGGAAGAAAATATGAGCATATGGGAAGACATAGAAAAGCTCTTAAAGAATTTAAAGCTGCATATAATATAGATTCTAAAGATGAAGAATTACTTAGAAAAATTGAACATGTTGAAAATAGAATAAAAGAAATTGAAAAAATAAAGTAA
- a CDS encoding IS30 family transposase: protein MSIREIAKAIKRSPSTISREIKRNKTKTNNKYSSFERYFPIVSQNKYEKRRIKCKRNLKFNHNSIKYVESKILEQWSPEQIYQRSSLDNVKIPSTSTIYRLIKKGILPKVSMKSLRKKGNFKRPNEKRGKFNDRERTIKKRDKSVYKRMEYGHWEGDTVESGRFDHKRKSKYCFLTLVERKSRYCKVVLLPDRTEKNVTRAVIEALGDLPKEMVKTITFDRGKEFSGYLKIEEKLECKTYFCDPYCAWQKGTNENTNGLLREYYPKGMDLSEVNEEELELVQSRLNNRPRKCINFKTPNEELFGNLY, encoded by the coding sequence ATGAGTATAAGGGAAATAGCTAAAGCAATTAAAAGGTCTCCTAGTACAATTTCAAGAGAAATTAAGAGAAACAAAACTAAAACTAATAATAAGTATTCGTCTTTTGAGAGGTATTTTCCAATAGTCTCTCAAAATAAATATGAAAAAAGAAGAATAAAATGTAAAAGAAATCTTAAATTTAATCACAATTCGATAAAATATGTAGAATCTAAAATATTAGAACAATGGTCACCAGAACAAATATATCAAAGGAGTAGTTTAGATAATGTTAAAATCCCATCAACTTCGACTATTTACAGATTAATAAAAAAAGGTATATTACCAAAAGTTTCTATGAAATCTTTAAGAAAAAAAGGAAATTTTAAAAGACCTAATGAAAAAAGAGGAAAGTTTAATGATAGAGAAAGAACCATAAAAAAAAGAGATAAAAGTGTATATAAAAGAATGGAATATGGACATTGGGAAGGTGATACCGTAGAATCTGGAAGATTTGACCACAAGAGAAAAAGTAAATATTGTTTTTTAACATTAGTAGAAAGAAAATCAAGATATTGTAAGGTGGTGTTGCTACCGGATAGAACAGAAAAGAATGTTACAAGGGCAGTTATAGAAGCTTTAGGAGATTTACCAAAAGAAATGGTAAAAACAATAACCTTTGATAGAGGAAAAGAATTTTCAGGATACTTGAAAATAGAAGAAAAATTAGAATGTAAAACATATTTTTGTGATCCATATTGTGCTTGGCAAAAAGGAACAAATGAAAATACAAATGGGCTTCTAAGAGAATATTATCCAAAGGGGATGGATTTATCGGAAGTAAATGAAGAAGAATTAGAGTTAGTACAATCAAGGCTTAATAATAGACCTAGAAAATGTATAAATTTTAAAACACCTAACGAAGAATTGTTCGGAAACTTATATTAG
- a CDS encoding DUF4870 domain-containing protein, which yields MKKSVGNLDENLVATIILAAASLPFMGVIFSFGALILEKENNFVRDYAKQGLIFSIIKYACSFFKEVDSFFFAGIYGVLQLILLILIVVTAIHAYKKEEFKFEFMKKIFDYIKL from the coding sequence TTGAAAAAATCAGTAGGAAACTTAGATGAAAATTTAGTTGCAACTATAATATTAGCAGCAGCAAGCTTACCTTTTATGGGAGTAATTTTTAGCTTTGGAGCTTTAATTTTAGAAAAAGAAAATAATTTTGTTAGAGATTATGCTAAACAAGGACTTATATTTTCCATAATTAAATATGCTTGTTCATTCTTTAAAGAGGTTGATTCTTTCTTTTTTGCAGGAATATACGGAGTATTACAATTAATTTTATTAATACTAATTGTTGTTACAGCAATACATGCTTATAAAAAAGAAGAATTTAAATTTGAATTTATGAAAAAAATTTTTGATTATATAAAACTATAA
- a CDS encoding metal ABC transporter solute-binding protein, Zn/Mn family produces the protein MKNLKSLLLALVLTIFMFSCGNKATEEVKPEEGAAKIKVTTTLNYYVNLLDEIGKDKVEITGLMGEGEDPHLYVATAGDIEKLQGADLVVYGGLHLEGKMVEIFDNLKDKAVLNLGEQLDQSKLVEEEAGVYDPHVWFNTEFWGVQAKAVANKLAELDSTNKDFYMANLDAYLKQLDEATNYVQNKINEIPEGSRVLITAHDAFGYFASQFGLEVKAIQGVSTDSEIGTKEINELADFIVANKIKAIFVESSVNHKSIESLQEAVKAKGFEVGIGGELYSDSMGDKEHDTDTYIKTLKFNADTIANALK, from the coding sequence ATGAAAAATTTAAAATCACTTTTATTAGCATTAGTGCTAACAATTTTTATGTTTTCTTGTGGTAATAAAGCTACAGAAGAAGTAAAACCTGAAGAAGGAGCTGCAAAAATTAAAGTAACAACAACTTTAAATTATTATGTAAACTTATTAGATGAAATAGGTAAAGATAAAGTTGAAATTACAGGATTGATGGGTGAAGGAGAAGATCCGCATTTATATGTTGCAACAGCAGGAGATATTGAAAAATTACAAGGTGCTGATTTAGTAGTTTATGGTGGATTACATTTAGAAGGTAAAATGGTAGAAATTTTTGACAACTTAAAAGATAAAGCTGTTTTAAATTTAGGAGAACAATTAGACCAATCTAAACTTGTTGAAGAAGAAGCAGGGGTATATGATCCACATGTTTGGTTTAATACAGAGTTTTGGGGAGTTCAAGCAAAAGCAGTTGCAAATAAATTAGCAGAACTTGATTCAACAAATAAAGATTTTTATATGGCTAATTTAGATGCGTATTTAAAACAATTAGATGAAGCGACAAACTATGTACAAAATAAAATAAATGAAATACCTGAAGGTTCAAGAGTATTAATTACAGCACATGATGCTTTTGGATATTTTGCAAGCCAATTTGGATTAGAAGTTAAAGCAATCCAAGGAGTTTCAACAGATTCAGAAATAGGAACTAAAGAAATAAATGAATTAGCAGACTTTATTGTTGCAAATAAAATCAAAGCAATATTCGTTGAAAGTTCAGTTAACCATAAGAGTATAGAATCATTACAAGAAGCTGTAAAAGCAAAAGGATTTGAAGTAGGAATAGGTGGAGAACTTTATTCAGATTCTATGGGAGATAAAGAACATGATACAGATACATATATTAAAACTTTAAAATTTAATGCAGATACAATAGCAAATGCATTAAAATAA
- a CDS encoding metal ABC transporter ATP-binding protein: MKAIEIKDLVVAYDLEPVLENVNLDIYEGDLMALVGPNGAGKSTLIKAILQFIKPIVGSIKINGNDYKYEKKKITYVPQRGSVDWDFPTTLFDVVMMGCYGRVGFLKKIPKEEIEKVNNAIKQVEMTEFKDRQISELSGGQQQRAFLARALVQNADIYLMDEPFQGVDAVTERSIVNILKELKDKGKTVVVVHHDLQTVEEYFDSVTFINKTIITTGKVKDVFKKENIERTYSRNV; this comes from the coding sequence ATGAAGGCGATAGAAATTAAAGATTTAGTGGTCGCTTATGATTTAGAACCTGTACTAGAAAATGTTAATCTTGATATATATGAAGGGGATTTGATGGCTCTAGTAGGTCCTAATGGTGCAGGAAAATCTACTTTAATTAAGGCTATTCTTCAATTCATCAAACCTATAGTAGGTAGTATTAAAATAAATGGAAATGACTATAAGTATGAAAAGAAAAAAATAACTTATGTACCACAGAGGGGAAGTGTCGATTGGGACTTCCCCACTACCTTATTTGATGTAGTAATGATGGGTTGTTATGGAAGAGTTGGTTTTTTAAAAAAAATACCAAAAGAAGAAATAGAAAAAGTTAATAATGCAATAAAACAAGTTGAAATGACTGAATTTAAAGATAGACAAATTTCTGAATTATCAGGTGGTCAACAGCAAAGAGCATTTCTTGCAAGGGCTTTAGTTCAAAATGCAGATATTTATTTAATGGATGAGCCATTTCAGGGTGTGGATGCAGTAACTGAAAGATCGATAGTAAATATATTGAAAGAGTTAAAAGATAAAGGGAAAACTGTAGTAGTGGTTCACCACGATTTACAAACTGTTGAGGAATATTTTGATAGTGTAACCTTTATAAATAAAACTATAATTACAACAGGAAAAGTAAAAGATGTATTTAAAAAAGAAAATATAGAAAGAACATATAGTAGAAATGTTTGA